One segment of Gemmatimonadota bacterium DNA contains the following:
- a CDS encoding M13 family metallopeptidase: MDRTIRPGDDFFFYANGAWLQATVIPTGRERLNARTEIAERTRQQLADLLDHAAHAPAGSLGRAVADFRAAYLDTATIEARGLAPLRPLLDSLTHLHDRTALSRLLGRGIGADVDPLNWGIFQSARPLGLAVEKPLTGSPLNVPILVQGGLGLGDRAHYLGSEPDVQALRERYQRYVGRMLTLAGIDRAEERAAAVVALETALARAQATAEVSAREANADSVWTQADFARRAPGMDWPAFFAAAGLAGQDSIVAWQPGAITGLAAQVGSAPLEAWQDYLRFHALDDYAALLPRAFAAESRALHGAVTGTAERPRAEQAFAATELALRGAIGRLYAERYFPEAGKARVRGIAASVVAALRARVEEAAWMQPATRRLASAKLAALYLGMGYPERWEGYDDLMVDPADALGNQRRVADRNLRRMLARLGQPADPEEWWMAPHTVAALLLFQQNALTFSAALLQAPKYDPAASDAATYGAIGAIVGHEASHFIDPLGADYEVTGRKRRWWTAADSAGFAAAGDRLARQFSGYRPFPDLAVDGRLTLSENIADLAGLSAAFDAHRRQMGSRASDAAYRRQQDREFFLAFAASWRARIREGAFRTQLKSNDHAPEMYRIATVRNLDAWYEAFDVKPGDKLYLAPAARVRVW; the protein is encoded by the coding sequence GTGGATCGCACCATCCGCCCCGGTGACGACTTCTTCTTCTACGCCAACGGCGCCTGGCTCCAGGCCACGGTGATCCCCACCGGCCGGGAACGCTTGAACGCGCGGACCGAGATCGCCGAACGGACCCGGCAGCAGCTGGCCGATCTGCTCGACCACGCCGCCCACGCGCCGGCCGGCTCGCTGGGCCGGGCCGTTGCCGACTTCCGCGCCGCGTACCTCGACACCGCCACCATCGAGGCGCGCGGCCTCGCGCCGCTCCGGCCACTGCTCGACAGCCTCACCCACCTCCACGACCGCACCGCCCTCTCCCGCCTGCTGGGCCGCGGCATCGGGGCCGACGTGGACCCGCTCAACTGGGGGATCTTCCAGTCGGCACGGCCGCTCGGGCTCGCCGTGGAGAAGCCGCTCACCGGCAGCCCCCTCAACGTCCCGATCCTGGTGCAGGGCGGGCTCGGCCTGGGCGACCGGGCGCACTACCTGGGCAGCGAACCCGACGTCCAGGCACTCCGGGAGCGCTACCAGCGCTACGTGGGCCGGATGCTCACGCTCGCGGGCATTGACCGGGCCGAGGAGCGCGCCGCGGCGGTGGTGGCGCTGGAGACGGCGCTGGCCCGGGCGCAGGCCACGGCGGAGGTCTCCGCCCGCGAGGCCAACGCCGACAGCGTGTGGACCCAGGCGGACTTTGCCCGGCGCGCGCCGGGAATGGACTGGCCGGCGTTCTTCGCGGCGGCGGGGCTCGCCGGCCAGGACTCGATCGTGGCCTGGCAGCCTGGCGCCATCACCGGCCTGGCCGCGCAGGTGGGCTCTGCGCCGCTCGAGGCGTGGCAGGACTACCTGCGCTTCCACGCCCTCGACGACTACGCCGCGCTGCTGCCGCGCGCCTTCGCGGCGGAATCCCGCGCGCTGCACGGCGCGGTGACCGGCACCGCGGAGCGGCCCCGCGCGGAGCAGGCGTTCGCGGCCACCGAGCTCGCGCTGCGCGGGGCGATCGGCCGGCTCTACGCCGAGCGGTACTTCCCGGAGGCGGGGAAGGCGCGGGTGCGGGGCATCGCGGCCAGCGTGGTCGCCGCGCTGCGCGCGCGGGTGGAGGAGGCGGCGTGGATGCAGCCCGCCACCCGGCGGCTGGCGTCGGCCAAGCTGGCCGCGCTCTACCTGGGGATGGGGTACCCGGAGCGGTGGGAGGGGTACGACGACCTCATGGTGGACCCGGCCGACGCCCTGGGCAACCAGCGCCGCGTGGCCGACCGGAACCTCCGCCGCATGCTGGCGCGGCTGGGCCAGCCCGCCGACCCGGAGGAGTGGTGGATGGCGCCGCACACGGTGGCGGCGCTGCTCCTCTTCCAGCAGAACGCCCTGACCTTTTCCGCGGCGCTCCTGCAGGCGCCCAAGTACGACCCCGCGGCCTCGGATGCCGCGACCTACGGCGCCATCGGCGCCATCGTGGGCCACGAGGCCAGCCACTTCATCGACCCGCTGGGCGCGGACTATGAGGTGACCGGCCGCAAGCGGCGCTGGTGGACCGCCGCCGACAGCGCCGGCTTCGCGGCGGCCGGCGACCGGCTGGCGCGGCAGTTCTCGGGGTACCGGCCCTTCCCCGACCTGGCCGTGGACGGCCGGCTCACGTTGTCGGAGAACATCGCCGACCTGGCCGGCCTCTCCGCCGCCTTCGACGCGCATCGCAGGCAGATGGGCAGCCGCGCCAGCGACGCCGCGTACCGGCGGCAGCAGGACCGGGAGTTCTTCCTGGCCTTTGCCGCGAGCTGGCGGGCCCGGATCCGCGAGGGCGCCTTCCGCACCCAGCTCAAGAGCAACGACCACGCGCCGGAGATGTATCGCATCGCCACCGTGCGCAACCTCGACGCCTGGTACGAGGCCTTCGACGTGAAGCCTGGTGACAAGCTGTACCTCGCGCCCGCGGCGCGGGTGCGGGTCTGGTGA
- a CDS encoding carbon-nitrogen hydrolase family protein — MRVTVCELPQEPLALATAWAGLCRHVARHGSELVLLPEFALVDAVWESERFDPIRWGAALAQGEALAERLPELGSARVIGTRPVERDGHRYNEGYLWTRDRGLVPLRRKYFLPSEPGGWETAWFSRGDAAFRAYRTGRLSFGLNICTELWALESYTDYAASGVHLVLSPRATAASTLARWFAAGIVAAVRSGGYSLSSNRVDATGAGGGGGWIISPDGVVLARTCAEEPWVTAALDLAAQAAEREGYPRYVLAER; from the coding sequence ATGCGCGTGACGGTCTGCGAGCTGCCGCAGGAGCCACTGGCGCTGGCCACGGCGTGGGCTGGGCTCTGCCGCCACGTGGCGCGCCACGGCTCGGAGCTGGTGCTGCTGCCGGAGTTCGCGCTGGTGGACGCCGTATGGGAGTCGGAGCGCTTCGACCCGATCCGCTGGGGCGCGGCGCTGGCCCAGGGCGAGGCGCTCGCCGAGCGGCTCCCCGAGCTCGGGTCCGCGCGGGTGATCGGCACCCGCCCGGTGGAACGCGACGGCCACCGCTACAACGAGGGCTATCTCTGGACCCGCGACCGCGGCCTGGTGCCGCTCCGGCGGAAGTACTTCCTGCCTTCCGAACCCGGCGGCTGGGAAACGGCGTGGTTCAGCCGCGGCGACGCGGCCTTCCGCGCCTACCGCACGGGGCGGCTCAGCTTCGGGCTCAACATCTGCACCGAGCTCTGGGCCCTGGAGAGCTACACCGACTACGCGGCCTCCGGCGTACACCTGGTGCTCTCCCCCCGCGCCACCGCCGCCAGCACGCTGGCGCGGTGGTTCGCGGCGGGGATCGTGGCGGCGGTGCGATCGGGCGGCTACAGCCTCTCGTCGAACCGGGTGGATGCGACGGGGGCCGGTGGCGGCGGCGGATGGATCATCAGCCCCGACGGGGTGGTGCTGGCCCGAACCTGCGCCGAGGAGCCGTGGGTCACGGCGGCACTCGACCTGGCGGCGCAGGCGGCGGAGAGGGAGGGGTATCCGAGGTATGTGCTGGCGGAGCGGTAA
- a CDS encoding fibronectin type III domain-containing protein produces MPDSPRPDSKRSLRSLLLLGTSLVACFLDDSTGPHRINRVQQVVVTAATQFLAPGDTVHMVAQVLDSAGRDLPTEAVTWSSSSPRVAHVDAHGMVIADSIGATTISATAGGKQGHADLTVQLTTLCACTRILDSTSVRLIAWNDTTGIYIFEVLRAPAPDTDSGTIIVGAQGQGYLRRVLHRELVGTRLTLRTTEAYVEEAVQDGGFENTAFTDAASAGALRPGQGGWVGPWTTVYMAPGVRLMANGLCCTLDGLGFNLKLGGAVAGTLDFKVNQGHIDFLPRIDVGARISWFRLKELHAILRGDLGLYLDSYEMKLAVTGSGNVTEKYKKESETFIEQRRPYVTFIGPMPVLFIFTKKISLDLTPTVTASTVFTGKFQAGVGVAAGVQWNRGVGWQPVSGATSLFDATAPQFEGVEGAASLRIAVVPELNVLVYGVAGPYVNLEPYAEAAAAALLGFNAGLPVSLDWETKVALGLNLNLGAKFSLFGKKDLLQTGFAIPLIQPRSLIRNFSDGPLMVRTITTGQDLPPSIGLALRPAFLDTLPLLKIRDLRHDTVDSIILPNGSLQLTQVRSGKGFPHHVGLTRLAGNCYDSLPNPDTVAIASSEIIALGGTATDTLFRVHCIPLADLLVRTTTTGPDQPARYAVTATRRDTTGVGRADLPETIQVPGGLTPADTVLEDFIPKNPRRGGTGRLDLTLNGVRRNCAVARPATNQLVMLSGDTVVSQYTVTCVPLGHLDLRTATLDLDPVPVSDTIRYAPLLTPAAAIDTAPAAPATLVAGDSALLSGLVPLYNASGAPGRYTVTLGNAPNRCTDAAAFARVATVFPGDTARADFSVRCVERLQVITRTTGPGTDPGGYDVVVTPVLGTPDTLHMTVNDTLGIAGIDPGDVTVSLADVEPSCIAPAAVPRLVSGRDSTLVTFQVSCPAPAPVTGLAATRVDTNRIDLAWNPAAPNTGVIRYRIYRDNALRDSSTTPGYSDQGLTPFTLHAYQVTPVNSAGLEGARSATLQVRTLDATPPGAPVALAATAVSGSRIDLSWQAAPDPETGVGEYRVFRDDVEVGRTALTALADTGLVPSTSYAYTVLAVNGQGLVGPLAGPVTATTLDVTPPSAPTGLAGTAVSSTAIDLAWNPADDAESGIQGYEVYRDGARVGSTAATSFSDAGLAPNTGYSYTVRAVNGAGITGPSSVAVLVATLPDQTPPGVPGGLSAVPLSGTAITLAWTAAGDPESGIAWYRVYRDGVLADSTTGLGYTDAGLVTGTTYSYEVSAVNGAGLEGPRSPAVSATTPLPTTGDLLVTTETTGTNLPAGYDVRVEGKGVGLLQPIAANGSVTFPGLIPQSYFVRLRNVPGNCTVAGPTPRTIVVTAGLLAATTFTVTCR; encoded by the coding sequence ATGCCAGACTCCCCCCGTCCTGATTCGAAACGCTCCCTCCGCTCCCTGCTCCTCCTGGGAACGTCCCTGGTCGCCTGCTTCCTCGACGACTCGACCGGCCCGCACCGCATCAACCGGGTGCAGCAGGTCGTCGTCACCGCCGCCACCCAGTTCCTGGCCCCCGGCGATACCGTCCACATGGTGGCGCAGGTCCTCGACTCCGCCGGCCGGGATCTCCCGACCGAAGCCGTCACCTGGTCCAGCAGCTCGCCCCGCGTGGCCCACGTCGACGCCCACGGCATGGTCATCGCCGACTCGATCGGCGCCACCACCATCAGCGCCACCGCCGGCGGCAAGCAGGGCCACGCCGACCTGACCGTCCAGCTCACCACCCTCTGCGCCTGCACCCGGATCCTCGACTCGACCTCGGTGCGGCTCATCGCGTGGAACGACACCACCGGCATCTACATCTTCGAGGTCCTCCGCGCCCCCGCCCCCGACACCGACTCCGGCACGATCATCGTCGGCGCCCAGGGCCAGGGCTACCTCCGCCGGGTGCTGCACCGCGAGCTGGTCGGCACCCGCCTGACCCTGCGCACCACCGAGGCGTACGTCGAGGAGGCGGTGCAGGACGGCGGCTTCGAGAACACCGCCTTCACCGACGCCGCCTCCGCCGGCGCCCTCCGCCCCGGCCAGGGCGGCTGGGTCGGCCCCTGGACCACGGTCTACATGGCCCCCGGCGTGCGTCTCATGGCCAACGGGCTCTGCTGCACCCTCGACGGCCTCGGCTTCAACCTCAAGCTCGGCGGCGCCGTGGCCGGCACCCTCGACTTCAAGGTGAACCAGGGCCACATCGACTTCCTCCCCCGCATCGACGTCGGCGCCCGCATCAGCTGGTTCCGGCTCAAGGAACTCCACGCCATCCTCCGCGGCGACCTCGGCCTCTACCTCGACAGCTACGAGATGAAGCTCGCCGTCACCGGCAGCGGCAACGTGACCGAGAAGTACAAGAAGGAAAGCGAGACCTTCATCGAGCAGCGGCGGCCCTACGTGACGTTCATCGGCCCCATGCCGGTGCTGTTCATCTTCACCAAGAAGATCTCCCTCGACCTCACCCCCACCGTCACCGCCAGCACGGTCTTCACCGGGAAGTTCCAGGCGGGCGTGGGCGTGGCGGCCGGGGTCCAGTGGAACCGCGGCGTCGGCTGGCAGCCGGTCTCCGGCGCCACCTCGCTCTTCGACGCCACCGCCCCGCAGTTCGAGGGGGTGGAAGGCGCCGCCTCGCTCCGCATCGCCGTGGTGCCCGAGCTCAACGTGCTGGTCTACGGCGTGGCCGGCCCCTACGTGAACCTCGAACCCTACGCCGAAGCCGCCGCCGCCGCCCTCCTCGGCTTCAACGCCGGCCTCCCCGTCTCCCTCGACTGGGAGACCAAGGTGGCCCTCGGCCTCAACCTCAACCTCGGCGCCAAGTTCTCGCTCTTCGGCAAGAAGGACCTGCTGCAGACCGGCTTCGCCATCCCGCTCATCCAGCCCCGGAGCCTGATCCGCAACTTCAGCGACGGCCCGCTCATGGTCCGCACCATCACCACCGGCCAGGACCTGCCCCCCTCGATCGGGCTGGCCCTCCGCCCCGCGTTCCTCGACACGCTGCCGCTGCTCAAGATCCGCGACCTCCGCCACGACACGGTGGACTCGATCATCCTCCCCAACGGGAGCCTCCAGCTCACCCAGGTCCGCTCCGGCAAGGGCTTCCCCCACCACGTGGGGCTCACCCGCCTCGCCGGGAACTGCTACGACAGCCTCCCCAACCCCGACACGGTGGCCATCGCCTCGAGCGAGATCATCGCCCTGGGCGGCACCGCCACCGACACGCTCTTCCGGGTGCACTGCATCCCGCTCGCCGACCTGCTGGTCCGCACCACCACCACCGGCCCCGACCAGCCGGCCCGCTACGCCGTGACCGCCACGCGCCGCGACACCACCGGCGTCGGCCGTGCCGACCTCCCCGAGACGATCCAGGTGCCCGGCGGCCTCACCCCCGCCGACACGGTGCTCGAGGACTTCATCCCGAAGAACCCGCGCCGCGGCGGCACCGGCCGCCTCGACCTGACGCTCAACGGGGTGCGCCGCAACTGCGCCGTGGCCCGCCCCGCCACCAACCAGCTGGTGATGCTCTCCGGTGACACGGTGGTCTCCCAGTACACGGTGACCTGCGTGCCCCTGGGGCACCTCGACCTCCGCACCGCCACGCTGGACCTGGACCCCGTGCCGGTCTCCGACACGATCCGCTACGCGCCGCTGCTCACCCCCGCCGCGGCCATCGACACCGCGCCCGCCGCCCCCGCCACCCTGGTGGCCGGCGACAGCGCGCTGCTGAGCGGGCTGGTGCCGCTCTACAACGCGAGCGGCGCCCCGGGGCGCTACACCGTGACGCTCGGCAACGCCCCCAACCGCTGCACCGACGCCGCGGCCTTTGCCCGCGTGGCCACGGTGTTCCCCGGCGACACCGCGCGCGCCGACTTCAGCGTGCGCTGCGTGGAACGGCTGCAGGTGATCACCCGCACCACCGGCCCCGGCACCGATCCCGGCGGCTACGACGTGGTGGTCACCCCGGTGCTCGGCACCCCCGACACGCTGCACATGACCGTGAACGACACCCTGGGCATCGCCGGCATCGACCCCGGCGACGTGACCGTCTCGCTCGCCGACGTGGAGCCGAGCTGCATCGCCCCCGCCGCCGTGCCGCGGCTGGTGAGCGGCCGCGACTCGACGCTGGTGACCTTCCAGGTGAGCTGCCCCGCGCCCGCCCCCGTGACCGGCCTGGCCGCCACGCGGGTGGATACCAATCGCATCGACCTGGCCTGGAACCCGGCCGCGCCCAACACCGGCGTGATCCGCTACCGGATCTACCGCGACAACGCGCTGCGCGACTCGAGCACCACCCCCGGGTACAGCGACCAGGGGCTCACCCCCTTCACGCTGCACGCCTACCAGGTGACCCCGGTGAACAGCGCCGGCCTGGAAGGCGCCCGGAGCGCCACGCTGCAGGTCCGCACCCTCGACGCCACCCCGCCCGGCGCCCCCGTGGCGCTCGCGGCCACGGCGGTGAGCGGCAGCCGCATCGACCTCAGCTGGCAGGCCGCCCCCGATCCCGAGACCGGCGTCGGCGAGTACCGGGTCTTCCGCGATGACGTGGAAGTCGGGCGCACCGCGCTCACGGCCCTTGCCGATACCGGCCTGGTGCCGAGCACCAGCTACGCCTACACGGTGCTGGCGGTGAACGGGCAGGGGCTGGTCGGGCCGTTGGCCGGGCCGGTCACGGCCACCACGCTCGACGTGACGCCGCCGTCGGCGCCGACCGGGCTCGCCGGCACCGCGGTGAGCAGCACCGCGATCGACCTGGCGTGGAACCCCGCGGATGACGCCGAGAGCGGCATCCAGGGCTACGAGGTGTATCGGGACGGCGCGCGGGTGGGCAGCACCGCCGCCACCAGCTTCAGCGACGCCGGCCTGGCCCCGAACACCGGGTACAGCTACACCGTGCGCGCGGTGAACGGCGCCGGGATCACCGGGCCGTCGAGCGTGGCCGTGCTCGTGGCCACCCTGCCGGACCAGACGCCGCCCGGCGTGCCGGGCGGGCTCAGCGCCGTGCCGCTGAGCGGCACCGCGATCACCCTGGCGTGGACCGCCGCGGGTGATCCGGAGAGCGGCATCGCCTGGTATCGCGTCTACCGCGACGGCGTGCTGGCCGACAGCACCACCGGCCTGGGCTACACCGACGCCGGCCTCGTCACCGGCACCACCTACAGCTACGAGGTGTCGGCGGTGAACGGCGCCGGCCTCGAGGGGCCGCGGAGCCCGGCGGTCAGCGCCACCACCCCGCTGCCCACCACCGGCGACCTGCTGGTGACCACCGAGACCACGGGCACCAACCTCCCCGCCGGCTACGACGTGCGGGTGGAGGGGAAGGGCGTGGGGCTGCTGCAGCCCATCGCGGCGAACGGCAGCGTCACGTTCCCGGGCCTCATCCCGCAGAGCTACTTCGTGCGGCTGCGCAACGTGCCCGGCAACTGCACCGTGGCCGGCCCGACGCCGCGCACCATCGTGGTCACCGCCGGCCTGCTGGCCGCCACCACCTTCACCGTGACCTGCCGGTAA
- a CDS encoding integron integrase: MAQKSVFLQECRNKMRLRRYSPRTERAYLGWIVRFIRFHGKRHPAGMAEAEVAAFLTHLAVERAVAAATQVQALSALLFLYREVVGRPLASLGQVHWARSRARLPVVLTPEEVERVLGELGGAMRLVGLLLYGAGLRLMECLTLRVKDLDEARGEIRVRQGKGGRDRVTMLPAAAVELLRGQLAAARRVHGRDLAAGRGVVEVPGALGRKYPGVGREWGWQWVFPATRVYADRGTGEVRRHHLHASAVQRAFKEAVRRAGVVKRATCHSLRHSFATHLLEAGYDIRTVQELLGHREVGTTMIYTHVLNRGGLGVRSPADRLPGAGSPPHS; the protein is encoded by the coding sequence ATGGCGCAGAAGTCGGTATTCCTGCAGGAGTGCCGTAATAAGATGCGGCTCCGGCGGTATAGCCCGCGGACCGAGCGGGCCTACCTGGGCTGGATCGTGCGATTCATCCGGTTTCACGGGAAGCGGCATCCGGCCGGGATGGCGGAGGCCGAGGTGGCGGCGTTCCTCACCCACCTGGCGGTGGAGCGGGCGGTGGCGGCGGCGACGCAGGTGCAGGCGTTGAGTGCGCTCCTGTTCCTGTACCGGGAGGTGGTGGGGCGGCCGTTGGCGTCGCTGGGGCAGGTGCACTGGGCTCGGAGCCGGGCGCGGCTGCCGGTGGTGCTGACGCCGGAGGAGGTGGAACGGGTATTGGGGGAGCTGGGGGGGGCGATGCGGTTGGTGGGGCTCCTTTTGTATGGCGCGGGGTTGCGGCTGATGGAGTGCCTGACCTTGCGGGTGAAGGACCTGGACGAGGCGCGGGGGGAGATCCGGGTGCGGCAGGGGAAGGGGGGTCGGGACCGGGTGACGATGCTGCCGGCGGCGGCGGTCGAGCTGTTGCGGGGGCAGCTGGCGGCGGCGCGGCGGGTGCATGGGCGGGACCTGGCGGCGGGCCGGGGGGTGGTGGAGGTGCCGGGGGCGTTGGGGCGGAAGTACCCTGGGGTGGGTCGGGAGTGGGGGTGGCAGTGGGTCTTTCCGGCGACGCGGGTGTATGCCGATCGGGGGACGGGGGAGGTGCGTCGGCATCATCTGCATGCGTCGGCGGTGCAGCGGGCGTTCAAGGAGGCGGTGCGGCGGGCGGGGGTGGTGAAGCGGGCGACGTGTCACAGCCTGCGGCATTCCTTTGCGACGCACCTGCTGGAGGCGGGGTACGATATCCGGACGGTGCAGGAGCTGCTGGGGCACCGGGAGGTGGGGACGACGATGATCTACACCCACGTGCTGAATCGCGGGGGGTTGGGGGTACGGAGCCCGGCGGACCGGCTGCCGGGGGCGGGGTCGCCGCCGCACAGCTAA
- a CDS encoding DUF1801 domain-containing protein yields MRRSGPKRDHPIASNESPAKQLAGFMAKYDPAVGRLARATRAALRKRLPTATELVYDNYQFLAIGFSATERASDCLVSLAISPKGVALSFYYGSSLPDPDGILLGSGNQNRYVRLDSAATLACPAVEALIRAAIGKAKTPLPTLGRGDTVIKSVSAKQRPRRPTQKPPNNTLQRTRPKTARR; encoded by the coding sequence ATGAGGCGTAGCGGTCCGAAGCGCGATCACCCGATCGCCTCCAATGAATCCCCGGCCAAGCAGCTCGCTGGCTTCATGGCCAAGTACGATCCGGCGGTCGGGAGACTGGCCCGCGCAACCCGCGCGGCGCTCCGCAAGCGACTTCCCACCGCCACCGAACTGGTCTACGACAACTATCAGTTCCTTGCGATCGGATTCTCAGCGACTGAGCGCGCGTCCGACTGTCTCGTCTCGCTGGCCATCTCGCCGAAGGGCGTAGCCCTCTCGTTTTACTACGGCTCATCGTTGCCAGATCCCGACGGGATCCTGCTCGGAAGCGGAAACCAGAATCGCTACGTCCGTCTCGACAGTGCGGCAACACTGGCGTGTCCAGCGGTGGAGGCCTTGATTCGCGCAGCAATTGGAAAGGCAAAGACTCCTCTGCCGACACTCGGGCGAGGCGATACGGTGATCAAGTCGGTCTCGGCGAAACAACGCCCGCGTCGGCCAACCCAGAAGCCGCCCAACAACACGTTGCAGCGGACGCGCCCAAAGACGGCGCGCCGCTGA
- a CDS encoding IS110 family transposase, producing MTPDEKQAYARQFPVQVGVDTAKQFHVLVAQGPDGRRSRPFRVDVSRAGFEATHAHLQGLFPSLSPTQMLVGLEFAGHHGFTFARFLADRGYPVVNVLPAHTNRSKELEDNSPLKTDAKDAAQIARLVGMGIFVRFPFLTTPYVELRLLSVQRHRLTVEATRFRNRLQGVLDLAWPEFLGQFSGLHKRTPLAILERWPLPQEFVAAAPQAVGRHIRAASRGHVSAERVATLRQSARETIALTQATPERRLEITQLLARWALVREQLAVVEARIVALVDQCPEARVLLSVPEISAACAATIVAELGTPADFQHPRQVLKLAGMNLTGRQSGQTDRGPPAPGQAGPADAPAAALPAGRPLVPAPGPVPARVRGDAGPGHPGDQGRVRSGPEAGAAAAHAHADRAALRRSPVAGQSPAGRGVSSRRH from the coding sequence ATGACCCCCGATGAGAAGCAGGCCTACGCCCGCCAGTTCCCCGTGCAGGTCGGCGTCGACACGGCCAAGCAGTTCCACGTCCTCGTGGCCCAGGGGCCCGATGGGCGGCGTTCCAGGCCCTTCCGGGTGGACGTGAGCCGGGCGGGGTTCGAGGCCACCCACGCGCACCTGCAGGGCCTGTTTCCCAGCCTCAGCCCGACCCAGATGCTCGTCGGCCTGGAGTTCGCCGGGCACCACGGCTTCACCTTCGCCCGGTTCCTGGCCGATCGGGGCTATCCGGTGGTCAATGTGCTCCCGGCCCACACCAATCGCTCCAAGGAGCTGGAGGACAACAGCCCGCTCAAGACCGACGCCAAGGACGCGGCCCAGATCGCCCGGCTCGTCGGGATGGGGATCTTCGTCCGCTTCCCGTTCCTGACGACGCCCTACGTCGAGCTGCGCCTGCTGTCGGTCCAGCGGCATCGGCTCACGGTCGAGGCCACCCGGTTCAGGAATCGGCTGCAGGGCGTCCTCGATCTCGCGTGGCCCGAGTTCCTCGGGCAGTTCAGCGGGCTCCACAAGCGCACCCCGCTGGCGATTCTGGAGCGCTGGCCGCTGCCGCAGGAGTTCGTCGCCGCGGCCCCACAGGCCGTGGGGCGGCACATCCGGGCCGCCTCCCGAGGCCACGTCTCCGCCGAGCGGGTAGCCACGCTCCGTCAGTCAGCCCGGGAGACGATCGCCCTCACCCAGGCCACGCCGGAGCGGCGGCTGGAGATCACCCAGCTCCTCGCTCGCTGGGCGCTGGTCCGGGAGCAACTGGCCGTGGTCGAGGCCCGGATCGTCGCGCTCGTGGACCAGTGCCCCGAAGCCCGGGTGCTGCTCTCGGTCCCCGAGATCAGCGCCGCCTGTGCCGCCACGATCGTGGCCGAGCTGGGCACCCCGGCCGACTTCCAGCACCCGCGCCAGGTCCTCAAGCTCGCCGGGATGAATCTCACCGGCCGCCAGAGCGGCCAGACCGACCGAGGGCCGCCGGCGCCAGGTCAAGCGGGGCCGGCCGATGCTCCGGCGGCAGCTCTTCCTGCTGGCCGGCCGCTGGTGCCAGCCCCGGGGCCTGTACCGGCCCGAGTACGAGGCGATGCGGGCCCGGGGCATCCCGGGGACCAAGGCCGTGTGCGCTCTGGCCCGGAAGCTGGTGCCGCTGCTGCTCACGCTCATGCAGACCGGGCAGCCCTTCGACGAAGTCCGGTGGCGGGGCAATCGCCGGCAGGTCGCGGCGTAAGTTCCAGACGACATTGA
- a CDS encoding serine hydrolase produces MTIAIQRQRYPNVHALLIVKEGRLVYEQYFEGSDVRRGVGPQGHVVFNATTRHDVRSITKSVTSALVGIAIGAGLLGPIDQPIFDLFPEHAGLATSSKRGITLRHLLTMSSGLAWNELVSYADTSNDERRMNRSTDPVRFVLSRPLASAPGTVFNYSGGSPQLLAAAVQRAAGRPLLEYAREVLFAPLGITDVEWVHDSSDVPSAASGLRMRPVDVAKLGVLYLNQGRWRGVQVIPASWVEATRARQMELPIADADSGRHGYTLLWWHSRLQTKRGDIEVLNASGNGGQNIFVVPKFGVVVTIFGGRYDAGDYVTEDILVDHVIRSLR; encoded by the coding sequence ATGACTATCGCGATTCAGCGGCAGAGATATCCCAACGTGCACGCTCTGCTGATCGTCAAGGAAGGCCGCCTCGTGTATGAGCAGTACTTCGAGGGAAGCGATGTTCGCCGAGGGGTGGGGCCACAGGGGCATGTGGTCTTCAACGCTACGACACGTCATGACGTCCGTTCCATCACGAAGAGCGTCACGTCTGCGCTGGTGGGGATCGCGATTGGTGCCGGGCTGCTCGGTCCAATCGATCAGCCCATCTTCGATTTGTTCCCCGAGCACGCAGGCCTGGCGACGTCCAGCAAGCGTGGTATCACGCTGCGGCACCTCCTCACGATGAGCTCCGGCCTCGCCTGGAACGAGCTGGTATCGTATGCGGACACCAGTAACGACGAGCGCCGGATGAATCGCAGCACGGATCCGGTGCGGTTCGTGTTGAGCCGCCCTCTCGCCTCCGCACCGGGTACCGTGTTCAACTACAGCGGCGGATCTCCTCAACTGCTTGCGGCTGCGGTCCAGCGCGCCGCTGGACGCCCACTACTCGAGTATGCTCGGGAAGTCCTCTTTGCGCCATTGGGGATTACGGACGTGGAGTGGGTCCATGACTCCTCGGATGTACCATCCGCCGCATCCGGTCTGAGAATGCGCCCTGTGGACGTCGCGAAGCTTGGCGTACTCTACCTGAATCAAGGACGGTGGCGGGGCGTGCAGGTGATTCCCGCATCGTGGGTTGAGGCAACACGTGCCCGACAGATGGAACTCCCCATCGCTGACGCCGACAGCGGGCGTCACGGGTACACTCTCCTCTGGTGGCACTCTCGGCTCCAGACCAAGCGAGGAGACATCGAGGTCCTAAATGCCTCGGGTAATGGCGGCCAGAACATCTTCGTGGTGCCGAAGTTCGGAGTGGTCGTAACGATATTCGGCGGACGGTACGATGCGGGTGATTATGTCACAGAGGACATCCTCGTCGATCATGTGATTCGTTCACTGCGGTAG
- a CDS encoding DUF433 domain-containing protein, translating into MGDLLSRITIDPEQCGGRPCIRGLRIRVIDILNLLGAGETQEQILAAYPYLEAEDIAAALQYAARRFDHPTLVA; encoded by the coding sequence ATGGGCGACCTGCTTTCGCGCATCACCATCGACCCCGAGCAGTGTGGCGGCCGCCCGTGCATCCGCGGCCTCCGCATCCGGGTCATCGATATCCTCAACCTGCTGGGCGCCGGCGAGACCCAGGAGCAGATCCTCGCCGCGTACCCCTACCTCGAGGCCGAGGACATCGCGGCGGCCCTGCAGTACGCGGCGCGCCGCTTCGACCACCCCACCCTGGTGGCGTAG